The Radiobacillus deserti genomic interval GCTGATTAACGAATAAAGCATCTGTCTTTGTTTTCTTTACTAGTTGCGTTCTACTTAAGGTAATATAGCGATCTACTGCTTCCTGTGCTAATTCCCCTAGTGGAACAATTCGTTCCTTAGATCCTTTCCCAAACGTCCTCACAAACCCCATTGTTAAGTGTAAGTCACTAACTTTTAAGGAGATTAATTCTGATACACGTAATCCAGTTGCGTACAGCATCTCTAGCATTGCTTTATTCCGTATGGCAAGTGGATGATTCACTTCCATCGTTAATAGTGTTTCCACTTCTTTAGAAGAAAGCACTTTAGGTAACTTTCTCTCCTTCTTCGGTGTTTCAATATGTAGACTCGGATCGGTCGGTGCCTGATATTCACGCACTAAAAATTGATGAAACAATCGAATAGATGATAAGGATCTCGCTATTGTTGCAGAGGATTTCCCACTATCATGTAGATGGTACATGTATTGTGTGATGTTAGCCCGAGATACCTTTTTCCAATCGTCTAGATTGCATTGTTCCTTCATATGAAGCTGGTAAGCTTGTAAATCCCTACGATAGGACAATAATGTATTGTGAGACAATCCACGTTCTACTTTTAAATAATGAAAAAAGTCATCGAGCTCATGATTCATTCAAGTCTACTCCCCTAATCGAAAAAATAACGATAGACGATCCACCCACGACTGATCTTGTTGTTCAAAGACTTTCACAGCTCTTCCTTCAGGAGGATCATACTTGTGATAATTTTCATACTCAGCGTGTATAGCTCTTAAACCAAAATAAAAGAGCATTGTGCATACCGTGAAAATAATGAATAATTTCAATGAATCTCGAACGAGTGAAATAACCGACTTCATAGACAAAACTCCCCTAATAGAATGGACAAGAAATTCTATTACCAAGATATGCCTAAGGTTGCCGAAAATATACGTCTATATTACTAAAGGTAACGGAAAATTATAGGTTTGTAAATTATTTCATAAAAAAAGAACCTGGTTAACCAAGTTCTCGTTTCTTCTATTCTGATGAATCTTCTTCTTTATCTTTATCATGGCACTTTCTGCAGACCCCATGAAAGGTAAGACGATGATCTTTTACTAGAAAGCCCCACTCTTTTTGGACAATTTTTTCGACATCTTCTAGTAAATCTTCTACTATTTCTTCTACCGCTCCACATTCCATACAAACGAGATGATGATGAAAATGCGCAGCCCCTTCTTTTCGCAAATCGTATCGGGAAACTCCATCACCAAAGTTAATCTTGTCTACGATTTTCAATT includes:
- the xerD gene encoding site-specific tyrosine recombinase XerD, which produces MNHELDDFFHYLKVERGLSHNTLLSYRRDLQAYQLHMKEQCNLDDWKKVSRANITQYMYHLHDSGKSSATIARSLSSIRLFHQFLVREYQAPTDPSLHIETPKKERKLPKVLSSKEVETLLTMEVNHPLAIRNKAMLEMLYATGLRVSELISLKVSDLHLTMGFVRTFGKGSKERIVPLGELAQEAVDRYITLSRTQLVKKTKTDALFVNQHGKPLTRQGFWKILKGIAKDAGIKKEITPHTLRHSFATHLLENGADLRSVQEMLGHADISTTQIYTHVSKSRIKDIYKSYHPRA
- a CDS encoding YqzK family protein, which produces MKSVISLVRDSLKLFIIFTVCTMLFYFGLRAIHAEYENYHKYDPPEGRAVKVFEQQDQSWVDRLSLFFRLGE
- the fur gene encoding ferric iron uptake transcriptional regulator, which translates into the protein MEHRIDRIKKQLHAQSYKLTPQREATVRVLLEREEDHLSAEDVYLLVKEKAPEIGLATVYRTLELLSELKIVDKINFGDGVSRYDLRKEGAAHFHHHLVCMECGAVEEIVEDLLEDVEKIVQKEWGFLVKDHRLTFHGVCRKCHDKDKEEDSSE